The window GCTCTAAACACACAGTGAGGTCTGTTTCCTGGGTGTTATCTAGTCCGCACGAACGTTCTCCGGAGTATTTTCGGGTATTTCTAATGCCAGTTGTTCTATAAAAAAAGCGGCAGACTGGCTGCCGCTGGTTTAAACACAAATGCGCTACTAGGAATTAACGGGAAAGTCCCATTCTGTCAATTCTTTTCAAGCAAAACCACAGTCTCGATATGATGGGTCTGGGGAAACATATCGACAGGTTGAATACATTTGACGGTGAAGCCTGACCTGACAAGTTCGCCCATATCCCTGCACAGGGTTGCAGGGTCACATGAAATATAAACAATACGGCTTCGGCAAAGCTGAGTCAATTCCCGGTTGAGGCCTGGTATCCCCTGGCGTGGAGGGTCTATGACCAGACAATCAAAAGAGGCGCCATCCGCGACCAGCTTTTTGCAGGCCTGGTGAATGGGGCTTTTGGTAAACTCTGTGTTGTTCAAGCCTGCCAGGCCAGAGTAGTGTCTGGCAGAGCGGATAGCTGCCCCTTGACCTTCAATTCCCAACACATGCCGGGCTCTTGTTGCGATGGGGATGGAGAAATTTCCAGAGCCGCAGAAGAGATCGAGAACTGTTTCGTCTGCCTCAACAGCCAACTGGTTCAGAACGCATTCAATCAGATTTCTATTCTGCTCCAGGTTGACCTGGCAAAACCCACCTATCTCCCAGCCGAGTCTCAAAGTCGCAGAATCATGATTAAAATCGGGATAGGTTACTGCCAGACTGGCCGCTTCAGCTCTTTTGCTCAGGCCATCTGTGAGAGGGAATGCTTCCCCTTTAAAAAAGATACTCTCGATCAGCTCAAGTTCTTTGACTATAGCTGCAGCCGCCTGAAAATCTGCCGGGCGTGGCTTGCGTCTATAATGAAAAATAGTCGCAATTTTCGAGGATTCCGGATTCCAGAGTAATTCTACTTCGCTTGTCAGGTCGGTAAGGTGGTTAAAGCTGCTGTGCTCCCGCAGTTGCCTGAGGGCCTGGTTCAGTTCCGGTTTTGCCAGCATGCAGCTTTCAATTGCCAC of the Desulfosediminicola ganghwensis genome contains:
- a CDS encoding class I SAM-dependent RNA methyltransferase; translation: MNTHSITISKIIHGGLGLGQLADGKWAMTRFTLPEEQVNIAIDRIKKNYVHGKLLNIIKANRGRIAPPCPYYGSCGGCDLQHAAYDLQLQIKTDVIQDLVDKEFHGTEVQVGCSVAKALASPDQFHYRQRIRLWVDEYGDCGFHRHRSHEVVAIESCMLAKPELNQALRQLREHSSFNHLTDLTSEVELLWNPESSKIATIFHYRRKPRPADFQAAAAIVKELELIESIFFKGEAFPLTDGLSKRAEAASLAVTYPDFNHDSATLRLGWEIGGFCQVNLEQNRNLIECVLNQLAVEADETVLDLFCGSGNFSIPIATRARHVLGIEGQGAAIRSARHYSGLAGLNNTEFTKSPIHQACKKLVADGASFDCLVIDPPRQGIPGLNRELTQLCRSRIVYISCDPATLCRDMGELVRSGFTVKCIQPVDMFPQTHHIETVVLLEKN